The Brassica napus cultivar Da-Ae chromosome C7, Da-Ae, whole genome shotgun sequence genomic interval tattatttgggatttttttttaaaaaaaattaatttatatatttctctatttattaaatatatttttttaatttacaggtctcatgatgatcagacccggcctcgacagcgtcgtagtcgtggtggtacggggagccagtctcgggattccagccattttcaggattccccttcgccccacagctccaaccatacatctccctctgctgcacccgctcctgctcctctcgctcccgctgctgcatccgctcctgttcctccgggtcctccgggagtgatgcgtgttgcggagttggttcaacagcccggtcgtgaccatcttccgtatctcactccgtatccacatggacggggtcaaacatggtaattaaacatttttttctttaaatttggattcattattaaccgtttattctttttattaggttcaaccgatccgggaacgggatcagcgcatggatcaaccgtatgatgtactcggccctcgacagtggacatccgactttcactcacttccctaccgagaagcaggttctgtggtttcgtcagtttgcggtaagtattctaatttttacttatatttttaatctttaatataatttttctactaattgtgtttttttttcagcaagagttcaactggaattccgatgagacgctctttatctatcaccacttcgtccataaagtaatggacaactatgggaagcagatccacgagtggaagaagaagtgggaaatcaataaggttcgatttaatttattaaacaattttttaatttattaaactattttttaatttattaaactattttctttttttttttttaaaaggtcccaaagtcgatgaacgacacggtctggaaggagttgtgtgcgcattgggataaagaagagacgaaagaaacttcttccaccaactccaccaaccgcaggagcgaccgtaaagggaagggcatctacaagcataacttgggtgctcaatctattgccactctgggagatcgcatggtaagttcaaccgttttttcttcaattatttgagtttcagaattttaatttattgtgcatttcttctaatttctaatgtttctttaatttatgttttttttcaaggcggaagaaaatgatggcgagccggttgatgatctcgccctaatgaggagggcgtataccaacaagaagaccggccagattgatgacggtcttgtgagggacgtggtcgacctggtccaaactcaggtggtagacgaagtgtctcagcttcaaaccgaggatgacgcttcgacggcttcgaccaacttgtcccggtttcgaatcaacgaaatcgttgaatccgtaagttcttttttttttaaaagttcaattcatttatttcttggtttaaatttgtaaatttggctattttctattcagtcggttccaaagaagaagggacgtttggtcggtttgggtcgtcgcacccggtcggttcctccttcttctgcaccaccgccctttgttgatccagaagtgcttacggctcagttgaaggacaaagatgatcgtatatctttgttggagacccagatggcggctcaacaggcgggctatgaggcacagaggaggctgaaccagcaaatgatggagatgatgcagaggatgtacccgaacgaggtcttcccggacgtgccagacccgtagtttttttttttttccaaaaactcggaatgttttatttttatttgtgaaactttgaatattaattaatatgatttcatttttaattttaatttcatattttcgaatttaaatttcagaaattttattttttttaaaaaaattaatattttttacattccgaggaaattaattatattttttactcgatcgatcgatgcgtttttggacataaatccatcgatcgatctatttataaaaaaacgttcggaatataccgagggaaacctttcctcggaatataccgagggaacggttcctcggtatataccgagggacatttccctcggaatattccgagggacagatccctcggaatataccgagggacacattcctcggaatataccgagggacacattcctcggaatattcctatcgatcgatgtatatatgcctaaaaacgcatcgatcgatgaacgtccgaggaagtatcccgacgaagttctccctcggtatattccgaggacctttccgacaaactagtgatcctcggaatttcctcggaagtttaTTTCCTCATAATTctgtcggaaaattccgaggaatttccgaggaaagaagaaattccgaggaattatttccgacgacttgtttcgtcggtatgtcgtcggaataacgatattccgacgaaattccgataattttttccctcagaatccttgttgttttcttgtagtgtcggAAAAGACCCGACTTGTGCTTAATACCATCCACCGGAGCTAAGCCAGGGCCCGCCGAAGGCATCCAGAAGAGACGCCTTTTCACTCTATTTTAATCGACGGTGGCCGGAAATCAAATCTAGGTGGCGGAACTCACAGCTGTGAGCTCTTTAATTACCACCAGGCCACAAGCTCCCGATTGGGCTATGGTATTTAATATAGAAAATTTCTCTACGAtaacattgatttttttaatcataaatatAATACACAAATGTCAAAACAAcctaagttttattaaataggTAAAAGACATGTATATTCTTAGGGTTAACAAATATAAAACGTAACGTTTAattgtacaaaataatatttaaaaattaaaatcataattttgaaatagtttaaaaaaatattggatttcaaaataaaacttcagaaaaaaaaagaaggaaaataataaatttttgaaaaacaaaatttgaaaaatgaaaggttcaaattgtaaaatttttcttcaaaaataagaaaaaatattatttattcatattgaTATATCTATAAATAAGGGTATAAAACTCTTTTGCATTTTTATGAAATCTTTCTTGGTCATTTTACTCTTTGTATGTTTTTTGgcaaaagatatatattttaaggtCATTTGAGAGATTCAAGCCTTAATATATATgaagtataaaataaaatgaatcctacgaaaataatgtgtttcctccaaatattattttacttacATTTCTATTTAAACAATAACAAGATGTGCCCCTTCAAATCAGAAATACAAGTACAAACTCCTTTTGTTTCTTTCAATGGAATTTCAGAGCACAATCAACCTCTTAGCACTCGTTCTTCTGCCCTTTGTTGTTCCCAAGATATGGGAAGCTTGTTGGATCTTTCTTTTGCGGCCATGGATGATAACAAGAAGATTCAAGAAACAAGGAATCTCAGGCCCAAAATACAGATTCATATACGGAAACCTCAAggagataaagaagatgaagaaagaagCTAAGGGTTGGGTTCTTGATCCCAACTCCAACGATATCTTCCCTCGTGTGTTTCCTCATTATCACCAATGGATGTCTCAATACGGTGCGTTTTATCAAAACCTGTTTTGTTTATAGtccttatgagcattgcttaaTACATGTAAATTCCCCTTTAATGGTATATATTAGGAGAAACATTTCTGTATTGGAATGGAACAAAACCGACTCTATTCATCTCAGATCTTGAACTAGGGAAACAGATTTTGTCGAGCAAGTTAGGTTTCGCTGTTATAGCAAAGACAAGACCAGAGGTCCTCATGCTTTTTGGTAAAGGACTTTCTTTCATAGAAGGTGATGACTGGGTTCGCCATAGACGAATCTTGAACCCTGCTTTCTCAATGGACCGACTAAAGGTTTTTTACAATTCCTATTCACTACTTTTTTACCCATAGTCCATAGATATAACGAAATTTGGTGAAACAcgttaaatcatttattttattgcgTTTATTTATCCCTTTCTGCATTATTTTCTCGCTTTAGGTATATTCAGCCCTGTTTGAAAAATGTGTAACTAATTGATTAATTAATTGCTAATAATTGTTAGGTCATGACAAAAGAGATGGTGAATTGCACCTTGAGAATGCTGGAGGAGTGGAGAATACAGAAGAATGGTGAAGAAGTGGTGCTGAGGATGGAGATTAACAAAGACTTTCATAGATTGATCTCTGATATTATTGCGACCACTGCGTTTGGAAGCAGTTATGAGGAAGGGATTGAGTTGTTTAGATCACAGTCAGAGCTTGAGGAATATTTTGTTGCTTCTCTCACAAGCGTCTTCATCTCAGGAACACAGtaagtacaatatatatatagtcaactAATGTTCAGACAGAAAACTTATataatcttcttttttgtttcttgtttcacAAGATACCTTCCTACACCAACCAACCTTCAACTATGGAAGCTTGATAAGAAAGTGAAGGACTCAATCAAAAGAATGATAGATGCAAGGCTAAAATCAAGTTCTAATAACTATGGAGACGATCTTCTAGGGATCATGTTGAAAGCTGCAACATCTGAGGAGCCTGCGAAAATGATGAGGATGGATGAGATTATAGAGGAATGCAAGGCTATATATTTCTCAGGTCAAGGAAATAGTGCGATTCTATTGACATGGACTATGTTGTTGCTGAGCTTGCACCAAGATTGGCAAGAGAAACTCAGAGAAGAGGTTTTCAATGAATGGGGTAAAGATACCATCCCAGATTCAGACACCTTCACCAAACTTAAACTGGTAATTACTGTGTTCCAttttcataagtttttttttcttgcagttTAGCAAATAAAAACAGGGTTTCttgttattaaattatatgGATTTCTAATATAAAATTAGCTGGTAATAAATGGACTgacgtgtgtatatatatatgtattgttttcttaaaaaaacttttgattctaacatatatttttgtttcgaaaagattcatgtttaaagaaattttttttttcaaaaagatacatgtttctaaatttttaatgcattaattaatagtaaattgtaaacttcaaaaaacataattgtgTTTATTGAAATTCTAATGATTATATGTTATTGTgagtaattacaaaaataatacattgataatcataattttgtatatatttttaatgtgtaaaatttctaaacattatttttgaaacggaaagaatatttatttaggatttttttcTAACTTTCAATATGTGAGACCGTCTCTAATGCTGAagaaaaccctttttttttatcttgcaGATGAACCTGGTGTTGATGGAGTCGCTTCGTCTGTACGGACCCGTGATTAAACTGGTCCGAGAAGCAACAAAAGATATGAAGATAGGACATTTGGATATCCCCAAGGGCACGAGCATAATCATCCAATCCCTGAAGATGCACACCGACAAGGCCGTATGGGGAGAAGACGCCAAACAATTCAATCCTCTGCGGTTTGAAAACGGTGTTTCTAAAGCCGCCAATCACCCAAACGCACTTCTTCCGTTCTCAGTCGGACCAAGAACTTGCATTGCCCAAAACTTTGCCATGATGGAAACCAAGACCGTGCTCACTATGATCCTTCAACGGTTCCGGATTAGCCTCTCCCCTGAATATAAGCACACCCCGGTCGATAAATTCAACCTCTATCCGCAATACGGCCTACCCGTAATGCTTCAGCCTCTCGATACTAGTGCTCAACCGTGAGGAAGATAACAAACCAAGAATCTTACCGGGTTTGGTAAAGTTCAAGATGATAATATGGATAAGCTTAAATAAAACAGATAATAAGACGAAGAGAAAAACTGATTACAGAATTCTTTAGTGACATTTTCATGTTGGATGAGAATATAACGTGGTAGAAACGATGTTCGTGCCCTTCTAAATTCCCCAGCCATGATTATTGCGGTTGGTATTAATAAGAATTAGTGTTTGAATAAGTGGACTTTTTAATCTATAAGCAATGCTAGTTGTTGTATATACGCATTAATATTTAACgttgagaaaaatataatagtagaaGTTAGCTAGTGGCAGAGTTGTTAGTTCTTTGTTATTTACATTGATGATAAATATTGCATGATTAAATCATACAAACTAGTTTACACACAGCTCAATTATTATATATCCTCAGAAACTTTTGCGAGTTCATACACACTGAAACCCTACGTTCCAACCACCAAAACCACACGTTTATATTGGAGTAGTTagactttgtttttatttgaacaATAACCATAAAATGGTGGTTTGATGGTAGAAAAACATTGGGACTGCCAAGCAATCCAGATTTGATGGCATTCTACTacactttatttttttactgaGCGGATATTAACCTATTTTACTATCTATTTGAATATCTGGAGTCAGAATTCATACGTGGACCGCATCACACTTTTGAAGACTAATCTGGTCTTTTCATGGATTCGAGATACCCTGCCATAATCTCTTCGGGGATGAGCAAAACAGGGAGTCTACAGGACGGGGTTCAACTAGCGGAGACTcttggaacagctggaaaggttaaaaaaaaactattgttctGCTCAAATTTTGTCTGCATGTGAGTAGTTTTCTGATCTGTTGCTCTTTCCAACTGTCCAACATGAAGTTTTTCCCCAGTTTTAATACTAttcttttaaatgttttataatcATAAAGGTCGTTgttactataaaaaaaatctgaacacTTGGCTAAATTTGATTGTACCAATCCTGACCACTTTGGACAGAAGTCAGTGTCGTTACAGTTCACGTTCCAGATTAATCAAATATTGCGCGTGATTTTTTGCTTTCCTCGCCTCTTAGAGCACCGTTAACCTAAAAGCACCATTAACCCTGGTTCTTAGTTatgaattttaacaaaaaaataattaaaaagtcagtaGGTCCTACTCACTTTTTAAGAACGGTCTTTCCTCCTCTCTCTAAAGGCGAATCTTGGGTAGTTTATAGACTGTTCGCAAATCCTACCGACACGTGGCGACCCgcaattatttttcttttaattaaatttttttatcaaacaaaaaaaattcaaaaacctaCCTATAAAACCGTGCATGGGTTAATGGTGATATTAGGTATCTCGTGTCTCTTAGCAAAATGTTTCGAAATAGTGTCATAATTTGCCACTAAATTATGGGGGAACTTTATAAATAACAACATACAGATAATTGGTGTCTCATTAGCTAGCATCGGAGCGGCcgtaaacattttaaaattaatcttAACAAAAGAAAGTTCGATAACTTGAAAACCAAATGCTTAcgtataataattttctttatattgaaAGTCAATGCTAATATTTCATCCCGCTAATGTCTAGAACCGGCGTTGACTAGTGTAAGATTTTAGGTGTGACTGATTAATTAGTTATCTTCTAAGAGTTATACTTTCCACCTATAAAAAGGTCTGTGATTAAAAAAACTTTCCCACCATTTTCAATTTTGTTTGATACTACAGTTATATATATCCGACAGAAAAAGTTATATTAATCAGGAGTTTAGAATGTTTAAGATTTGAGATATAATAACATGTTAGATTTGGATTTATCATGGAAATTTTAACTCAAAATTAATTAGTGATAAAGTGGATTAACCATAACtctttgtatattattttaggGCATCTACATCAccatttcaaattttattctaTAACGGAATGGAAAAtggagtaatgaacaaaaaaacaaaagcattactccatttatagagtaatattttttttgttcattacttcattttctattatattttagagtaaaatatagaaTGAGAATAGAAATTTTCTAAAGTTTGTTTAAATTTTCGATGATTTTTTATCCCTAATAAAGTCAAACCGGACACACCTTTTGTGAGTATACTAAACTGTAAGAAAGAGCGGTCGGCTTAGGGTTTATTTAGAGCATCTCTAAAAAAACACTatattatgaagtttccaaaactctatatttaaaatttaaaagtgtttttctccaaaagtaaaacttcaaacttaattttaaaactatttgtattttatcttATGGTCCTtctatttttcataattaatttaaattcataaaagttttgtaaataaccaaacacatatataaaaatatcacaacAGTATTAACTAACAAAAcgttataataaaatacaaattttaaatagaaataacataattaatattaaacttcaagaaaaataccatattattccataaaactatttttgtaatgcatatatgatcaactagtgTATTTCGAAATAAAAAtggctttatttatttttaatttgtagatcacaaactaaaaattgttaaaatcaTGTGATCTTAAACTTGAAACACATTAGATCTGAACAAAAAAGTTAAAGAGGAAAATAAATATTGCTAAAATCTTAACTTCtatcaattaaatttaaaattaagtgAATATATTCGATCTGAATAAAAAAGAATCGTATGTAATAGACATcaaaacaacaaccatcttcggttacacaaaatttgtttggacaatattttgaaGGTTCTCGGTCAAATTTACATGACTACTAgtattgtaatatttaaatttgtgtaatagtatgtaatttttgaaaagattttttgttaagtttcttttgtattgtTGCTGtataaatctagttttaaatattttaaatcttattttaaagttttatttaattttatgtaaaacttaaatttataaaaaaattgaaatttttatgagatatgaatttttttagGATTAATACGATAAacgagaaaatatttaagaataataaatgtgatgtgtaattagggactaaaatgtaaataaaaatatgaaatttcaaatatagagtttcactgaagttttgaagttttttttttgagaataaaaaacatcatatttgaagttattgagtgttttttggagatgctcttgtATAATTCTAGTCGACTAGTTTACTTTATCTTATTTATGCTCGTTTATAACAGAAAGTCACTATCTTATACATAGAACAATATCTTCAAAAGATTCGATTTCACTGTATCAATTCAGACCAACGATGGGTAGAAGCCAAAGTCATGACAGCTCACATTGAGTCGATGATGATGCATACTCTCaagataatcacaaaatatttggtcaaaataataaaccacagaaaaaaaaatgatatatttatctcttgaaacaaaagaaattgcatatataatatgatatatttatcttaaaactcatatataattatcaaactTACATCATTTGAAATACAATCAACCACATCTTCACAACCAATTTAATAGACTTTATCATAGAGGCCATGTATATTTAGTCGAACATCATAGTGGGCCTTATATGTTTTACCAAAAGGCCCAAACTTACTTGATGATATCTCAACTGAGCTGTCAAATCTTTCTATTTGCGGATCTTCTGAATCAAATCCAATTTTAAATTCGAGCTCAAATTCAAATCGCTCCCCCCGCTCCATCCGGTGTATTTTGCGGCGGGTCGTCCCAGCAACTCCGTTGAAAACCACTGCGATGAACGGATTCGAAGATTGGGAGCTTCGCAACGAGGAAGGCTTCGTTTTCAAGCGAGTGAAGCGAAGCCGTATCTCCGACTCCGGAGAAGCATCCAAACCTGTGGAACAGGAGTTGGATCCGGCGGTGGAGGAGAGAAATCGAAGGATGCGGAAGACGAGAACACTGGTGAAGCTCAAAAGAAAGTACCAGAGAGAGATGGAGCAGTGGGACATTTTGTCGAACAGCTTTAGTGCTATGCAAGAGAAGGCTGCTCGATTTCAAGCGGAGGAGCGGGAAGAGAGGTTAAACGCGAGCGAAACGACGTCGTCTCGAGATTCAGAGCATGGCGGAGAAGAAGATGCTCCAAAGACGGCGTCGTCTATGCTCGACGAGCTTCTTTCTATGGtaattaggttttttttttgttttacccaTTTGATTAGAAATTAGATTGTCTTGAAATGGTTATGTACATGTTTTGTATATTTGATGAAGAAGGTTGTTGTTGATGGACTTTTGTAGGCAGAAGCACAAGAAGCGATCGTCAACGATGTCTCAAATCTCTGCGAAGTCGCAGAAAACATATGTAGAGTCGAACATGAAGAAGAGGAGTCGTTGTTTGATCTTGCCGTTTGGAGCTCACCAAGGAGTCTCATGGCGTCTCTTTGTGCTGATTAAAAACCTAACCATGTATTCTACTTCTCTTTCGTGGTTCTTCATCACAGGCTCTGTACATTCTTGTCTTGTTTTCGAGTTGTAGCATATGTCCTGTCTTGTCTTATAGCTTCAACAATGTACTTAGTTTTGTTTTCCTCAAAATGTGAAAAACCACAACATCTGGAATAACTTTAAAATCAACACTGACTTCATTGTTCAAACGTGAACGAATCTGCATATTGTAAACTGGAGCATTGTGGTAATGTAACAGGTTTCAAACAGTCTAACAAGTTGGGAGTTTAGAtgataaattaaaaagattaaCCAACAAGACTGTACATAGTTCCATGTAGAGACGGATACACAAAAACAACCTGagacttttgttttgtttttatgaatACCTGACGAGAGGAGTTTAATggtcgtcgtcttcttcttcatcagatTCCCCTTGAGCTTCCGACTCGTCCCCAATATCCTCCAAAAGCTTATCAACATCAACTCCTAGCTCCATCAGTTTCGCCGTTAGCTTCTCCACTTTGCTCTCCTCTTGCCCCAAACATACTAACAAGTCGTTCAGCTCGTCTTCGCTCTCTTTCTGAGCTTCCTTTCTCACTTCCTCCTTAATCGCTTCTATATCAGGAAACTCCATGGGATCTTCTCCTCCTTTCAATGATTTCACCTCCTTCTCCAGATGGTAGTTCGCTTGTTCCAGACTGTTGTATGCGTCAGACAGCCCTTTTAGGTCTGATTCGAGTTTCGCAGCCATGTTCTTGTAATCTGATGCCTCGGACTCCAACTTGGCTTTCTCGGCTTTAACTGTCTCTAAACGCTGAGACGCTTCTTGGAGTTCTCGCCTGATGCTTTCCATCTGAACCTTCTCCATTACGGTACTTGATCTTTGCACTGATCCTTGAGATTCCTCATTCCTCCCAGAGCTGGCTAGGTCTTCTGCCAAAGCAGCGTTACGAGCAAGAAGGTTCTGGAAAACACAGAGGTGGTAAGGACAACAAGCTCTTAACCTCTcatcattttaaatttcatgTTACTTGTGAGTGAAGACTCAAGATTTTTCTTCTATCAATTGCAATCAAACAACTAAATTGTATACAAGAGTTCAACAAGAAGCATGTACCTGAATCTCCGAGCATTGTTTCTCTATAAAGGCTTTCAAGCGGTTGATGTAGGCTTTCTCATTTTCACCGCTCCTCTGCTCCAAATCCGCCGGAACTACAGCCACCTCACTTTTTGGCCGACTATACACGTCCACGATCCTCTCTCTAATCTTACCTTCAAGGCTCTTCACTAAGCCTGTGAAGCTAGGATCAAACAACGATATGAGCATTGGGTGATCCTCATTCCCCTTATCCATCGCCTTCGCCGTGTCCGCATCCTCGATCTCAGCTTCACTGGGCGTGGCTGTTCTTGTCAACGGTTTATGACCCTCCCGAGGTGCCTCGGAGGAAGAGAAGAGGAAGCTGCTCTGCATCTCTTCCAACTTCGAGAAGTATGTTGTGAGACCTATCTTCTGGCTTACAGCATCAACTACAGCAAAAGCATCTTTACCATTCTCATTTGATTTGTTGTAGATGACGCATTCCCCCAGTAGAATAGACGCCAAGCCCCTTGTGCAAACTGTTGCTGCTGGGTTTGCTACCAGCTCGAGCAGATACGTTAGGTGGTGGCGTGAATCTATAAAGCACTGAACTGCAGCTGGGCAATCAACGGTCCATGTGACGAGCAGTTTTAAAATGATCTGTTGAATGTATAATTTTCCCATTGTGCTTGATTTATCTTTCCTTTTCATGGAAGAAGCAACCGCCAGGTATCTGACAATCCTCTGAAAGAGAGTCTCTGGAGTTCCCATGGAAGGTACATGTGATTCAAGTACTATTTTCAAAGCCTGTTGGGTTTCCAAAACAGTTAGCCAACGGAGGGACAAAAAGTTCGGTGTGCAGAACCTATGGTATAAAACTATGGTGGGATTGAATCAATACCTTTTCCTTGCACTGAATGTTGTCCTTCAAAACATGAGAAAGAATGCTCGCAGCTCTGCAACATGTCTGTTTGAAACACATAGATTAAGTTCCGAAAGACACGTACAAATTAACATTCAACAGAGACAAAAAAGTTTACCTCAAGATCACCATCTGTTTCGCCTGAACAAATGCCTCGTAATAACATACTGATACAAACACTAACTTCCAATGAGTTTCGATAcaagagaatttttttaaaaagcaaaACTGTGAAAGCGACAGGAGAAAGGAAAGAAGTTGACACCTTCCAAATGACATGTTAACATCATCTTCTAGAGGATCACGGGTGGTGGGATGTGGTTGGGGTATTAAAGTCGAAGCAAGCATTGTTTGACCCTCCCGATTTTTCTGGAAACGTTTAGAGAATGTGGTTATGAAATAATGATAATAATCTGTAAGCTCACATAAGACTATTATATATAgcacaaaagttccaaacctcacAAAAGGTCTTGAAAACATAATCAGCTGCAACGAACTCTTGAATACTAGACGTCTGTAAGATGATCCGGAGAATAGAATTGAGCGCAGGTTCTACTTGCCTGTCTTCACCAAGAACTTTGCTAGCAAGGATATCACGGTTCTTGGGATGTCCATCAACCAGATCTCCAATGCATTTAAATGTCTAGCAGCAAAGTATCACAAAGTAAAAGACCTATTAGAAACTTAAGCTTAaagtaacaataaaaaaaacagcTATGAGAAAACTTGGACTTCAGCCAACTGCTTAGCAATTCCCTTGATAATACATTAACAATCTttcggaaaaaaattataacaatatcAGTTCCATGGTCATCCTAGAAACAAGGTTCAACAGTAAAATTATAGAATCTAAACGGAAGTATTCGAATTATTGTCAGTTGCACTAATACTAGAGAACGGAATTTGAAAAATAACAAGAGAAGGGAGAGACGAAAGGACAAAGAATTTGACTAAAGAAGATTTCCTTACCATGCAGCGAACAGCAACAGGCGCCCATTGGCTTTCAACACCCAACATCAGTAGGTAATCTAGCAGTTTTTTCTGTTAATGTACCAAATACGATATAATAAGAAAGATATTTGATTCGGTCAAGAATGAGGAACCACGACATTTGTATATCTTAACAAACCTGAACTAAAACCGTTCTATTTGCCAGCTTGTTTGAATCTTTTCCAGGGTCAGTATCTGCACCTCCCATGATCAGCATATTGATTGTCTCCAGTGCACTAAGTAGATTAACAGTCTACTGGGATTTTGTTCATTCAAAACGACAAAGATTAACAAAGTTGCACGAGCTGgtagaaacaattaaaaatgGGAGAATCACTCGATAATCTAACCTTTTGCTGGGTGAATTTATATGTGATCCCTCGAAGTTTTAGAACTGAAATGATCGGTTCAAAACCCATGGTCTCCCTTAGTAGTATCTATACAGTTTCAAATATCAGTCGATGTGCAGAACTAGTAGAGGAATCAGAAAAGTCAAGAACAGaaacaaagcttcaaaacctgGTTTGATGAACTGCTGCGAAGAAGATTGTTCAACAACTCCAGACAGTCCTGTAAAGAAAGAATATTATTGGTCAAAATGCTTGGACAAGGGATTTGAAGAATAAGCAGACAATCCTAATGCATCAAAAatgctagaaaaaaaaatcaggaagaCAACATATGGA includes:
- the LOC125589746 gene encoding uncharacterized protein LOC125589746 codes for the protein MNGFEDWELRNEEGFVFKRVKRSRISDSGEASKPVEQELDPAVEERNRRMRKTRTLVKLKRKYQREMEQWDILSNSFSAMQEKAARFQAEEREERLNASETTSSRDSEHGGEEDAPKTASSMLDELLSMAEAQEAIVNDVSNLCEVAENICRVEHEEEESLFDLAVWSSPRSLMASLCAD
- the LOC125589744 gene encoding cytochrome P450 709B3-like, producing MEFQSTINLLALVLLPFVVPKIWEACWIFLLRPWMITRRFKKQGISGPKYRFIYGNLKEIKKMKKEAKGWVLDPNSNDIFPRVFPHYHQWMSQYGETFLYWNGTKPTLFISDLELGKQILSSKLGFAVIAKTRPEVLMLFGKGLSFIEGDDWVRHRRILNPAFSMDRLKVMTKEMVNCTLRMLEEWRIQKNGEEVVLRMEINKDFHRLISDIIATTAFGSSYEEGIELFRSQSELEEYFVASLTSVFISGTQYLPTPTNLQLWKLDKKVKDSIKRMIDARLKSSSNNYGDDLLGIMLKAATSEEPAKMMRMDEIIEECKAIYFSGQGNSAILLTWTMLLLSLHQDWQEKLREEVFNEWGKDTIPDSDTFTKLKLMNLVLMESLRLYGPVIKLVREATKDMKIGHLDIPKGTSIIIQSLKMHTDKAVWGEDAKQFNPLRFENGVSKAANHPNALLPFSVGPRTCIAQNFAMMETKTVLTMILQRFRISLSPEYKHTPVDKFNLYPQYGLPVMLQPLDTSAQP